In Nitratireductor basaltis, the following are encoded in one genomic region:
- a CDS encoding DUF2865 domain-containing protein produces the protein MYGFVRIAILGFISCLFLTVQADALSRTCRNLEAQLAKASRGGSSTSIAKYDRAISRQGSELNRARASARNAGCTGGLFGNNSAQCRSIGSTIQKMSNNLAQLKRKRASMGGAGNTKQIKARLLRDIRKYGCRNKPATSVKAKTKTKKKVQKAAAPRIKKNAAPARVVQKAPQKKQAVRKAAVKKVVRKQNSATRASAPFVKPRNMTTFRTMCVRMCDGYYFPISFSVPKDMFERDQQTCEARCPGAAVELFVHSVPDEETAQMVSISDGTPYQRTEFAYAYRRKGLGGAGCSCEVQSPSFEVMAGEYDQPQNGETVSSIAKTDDAALAQNEDMLDMPAPRFRPDPAADPETLANRAGALDMKSPIPSAPIQTAVSSFGVPAIRVVGPVFLPDPKEAIDLKAPVPTRDR, from the coding sequence ATGTACGGCTTTGTGCGCATCGCCATACTTGGATTCATTTCATGTCTATTTCTCACCGTTCAGGCAGATGCTCTTTCCCGCACGTGCCGAAATCTCGAAGCGCAGCTTGCAAAGGCCTCACGTGGGGGCTCAAGCACTTCGATCGCCAAGTATGACAGGGCCATCTCCCGTCAGGGCAGCGAGCTGAATCGCGCCCGTGCCAGCGCGCGAAATGCCGGCTGTACGGGCGGACTTTTTGGCAATAACAGTGCCCAGTGCCGCTCCATCGGTTCCACCATCCAGAAGATGAGCAACAACCTGGCGCAGTTGAAGCGCAAGCGTGCCTCAATGGGTGGCGCAGGCAACACAAAGCAGATCAAGGCCCGCCTGTTGCGCGATATCCGCAAATATGGCTGCCGAAACAAGCCGGCGACCTCCGTAAAGGCGAAAACCAAGACGAAGAAAAAGGTGCAAAAGGCTGCGGCTCCACGCATCAAGAAAAATGCAGCGCCTGCGCGGGTGGTACAAAAGGCACCGCAAAAGAAGCAGGCAGTCCGCAAGGCAGCCGTCAAGAAGGTCGTCCGCAAGCAGAACTCGGCAACAAGGGCCAGTGCACCCTTCGTCAAGCCGCGCAACATGACCACTTTCCGCACCATGTGTGTGCGCATGTGCGACGGCTACTATTTCCCCATTTCCTTTTCCGTGCCGAAAGACATGTTCGAGCGGGATCAGCAGACTTGCGAGGCACGGTGCCCGGGCGCGGCGGTGGAACTTTTCGTTCACAGCGTACCAGATGAAGAAACCGCCCAGATGGTATCGATCTCCGATGGTACGCCCTACCAGCGAACGGAATTTGCCTATGCATATCGCCGCAAGGGTTTGGGGGGCGCAGGTTGTAGCTGCGAAGTGCAATCCCCCAGCTTCGAAGTCATGGCTGGCGAATATGATCAACCGCAGAACGGCGAGACTGTGAGTTCCATCGCCAAAACGGATGACGCAGCCCTGGCGCAGAACGAGGACATGCTCGACATGCCCGCACCGCGCTTTCGTCCCGATCCGGCTGCAGACCCGGAGACGCTTGCCAACCGCGCCGGCGCGCTCGACATGAAGTCACCAATACCTTCCGCGCCGATCCAGACGGCGGTCTCTTCCTTCGGCGTTCCAGCCATCAGGGTCGTCGGGCCAGTGTTCCTTCCCGACCCAAAAGAGGCAATAGATCTGAAAGCTCCGGTCCCCACTCGCGACCGGTGA